One Oleidesulfovibrio alaskensis DSM 16109 genomic region harbors:
- a CDS encoding ABC transporter permease: MKSHPHTISGSSDSVPSAGTGALSGPPDSPAQTRAQTRALHRRVIHAARVLWRIQHIAFTAVWAHRLRSAFVVTAIALGIASLTVIIAAVDGAQKKALEITKEFGPDAALIFGGDIFNRAVGQRLTTLTPHDARSIRQMLPGVYLVVPMRSKRGITAKANGNNAEVERIVGATANYAEAWNWPLSQGRDFTQADVDRGARVCLLGVDPRDKLFAGVPPLGRTVFLNNIPFTVVGVLSKRGTSSPNARLDDRIIVPLTTLTQRFNMDRRHFPALRVKFTNAEAMDEHKEGLKSLLRHLHNLRPGDPDDFSIITADEVMKFIAMLQGGLVVFLGITAASAMVVGGFVLANLLYLSIAERQMEIGLRKAMGARNSAIVLQFLIESVTLTVIGSLLGLCIGIVLGRILSGFDLIELELSWKVFIIGVASAVAVGLVFGLRPARNAAALDPIHALKGNQ, translated from the coding sequence GTGAAGTCACACCCGCACACCATATCCGGTTCGTCTGATTCTGTTCCCTCGGCGGGCACGGGGGCGCTGTCCGGTCCGCCGGATTCGCCGGCGCAGACACGGGCGCAGACACGGGCGCTGCACCGGCGCGTCATCCACGCGGCACGGGTTTTGTGGCGCATACAGCATATCGCCTTTACGGCTGTATGGGCGCATCGCCTGCGCAGTGCGTTTGTGGTCACGGCCATTGCACTGGGCATAGCCTCGCTGACGGTCATCATAGCGGCAGTGGACGGTGCACAAAAAAAAGCGCTCGAAATCACCAAAGAATTCGGCCCGGATGCCGCCCTGATTTTCGGGGGCGACATTTTCAACCGTGCAGTGGGACAGCGGCTTACCACCCTGACCCCTCATGACGCCCGCAGTATCCGGCAGATGCTGCCCGGTGTCTATCTGGTGGTGCCCATGCGCTCCAAGCGCGGCATCACCGCCAAAGCAAACGGCAACAACGCCGAAGTCGAACGCATTGTTGGGGCAACGGCAAACTATGCGGAAGCATGGAACTGGCCGCTTTCACAAGGCCGCGACTTCACTCAGGCCGATGTGGACAGAGGCGCACGGGTATGTCTGCTGGGTGTCGATCCCCGCGACAAACTGTTTGCCGGTGTTCCGCCGCTGGGCCGCACCGTGTTTCTCAACAACATCCCCTTCACCGTGGTGGGCGTGCTGAGCAAACGCGGCACGAGTTCCCCCAATGCTCGGCTTGATGACCGCATTATTGTACCGCTGACAACACTGACCCAGCGCTTTAATATGGACAGGCGCCACTTTCCCGCCCTGCGGGTGAAATTCACCAATGCCGAAGCCATGGACGAGCACAAAGAGGGGCTTAAAAGCCTGCTGCGCCACCTGCACAACCTGCGTCCCGGCGACCCCGACGACTTTTCCATCATCACCGCGGATGAAGTGATGAAATTCATCGCCATGCTGCAGGGCGGACTGGTGGTGTTTCTGGGCATCACCGCTGCTTCCGCCATGGTTGTGGGAGGTTTTGTGCTGGCCAACCTGCTGTATCTGTCCATTGCCGAGCGCCAGATGGAAATAGGGCTGCGCAAAGCCATGGGAGCCCGCAACAGCGCCATTGTTCTCCAGTTTCTCATCGAATCCGTGACACTGACCGTCATCGGCAGCCTGCTGGGGCTGTGCATAGGCATCGTGCTGGGCCGTATTCTTTCCGGATTCGACCTCATCGAGCTGGAACTTTCATGGAAGGTCTTTATCATCGGCGTGGCCTCGGCCGTAGCGGTAGGGCTTGTTTTCGGCCTGCGGCCCGCACGCAACGCGGCCGCACTGGACCCCATACACGCGCTGAAAGGAAACCAGTAA
- a CDS encoding ABC transporter permease: MSRTTGMLSGLRIARQSLSTHRMRTVLAMLGVFLGAMVLTGVLHISKSLVRKAEIETEKLGPNLFQAASGTISFRRSGSARFRGETTTFSLRDAEALLRSVPQIEKGVPYVTRTMPIRKGRMATQCQLVATLPLYTDVRNIEIDAGRFFTSREVEEMAKVIVLGRTIAERLFGSPAQALGQTVFFYRANLTVVGIMAEKGSDLSGTDQDEQVFVPLTTYMRRMSNQTWVSGVFMNLKRGASEDAARRAATEILRQRHGTSGNDDDFSILTAREATQLQKKALDLVWTLGLLSSGISFSVGSLGILSIMILLVRARRLEIGIRRSVGATRGNIMGQFLMESAIMAGAGGAAGVITSAGLITIVYYFAGLPFVYDPLLIGGICAGSVLLGLAAGAYPAWQASRLEILAVLRSA, from the coding sequence ATGAGCAGAACCACAGGCATGCTCAGCGGTCTGCGCATCGCGCGCCAGTCGCTTTCCACCCACCGTATGCGTACAGTTCTGGCCATGCTGGGAGTTTTTCTGGGTGCCATGGTGCTTACCGGCGTGCTTCATATTTCCAAATCGCTGGTGCGCAAGGCTGAAATAGAAACAGAAAAACTGGGGCCCAACCTGTTTCAGGCAGCATCCGGCACCATCAGCTTCCGCAGAAGCGGTTCTGCACGCTTCAGAGGAGAAACCACCACGTTTTCCCTGCGCGACGCCGAAGCACTGTTACGTTCTGTACCGCAGATAGAAAAAGGCGTGCCCTATGTCACCCGCACCATGCCCATCCGCAAAGGACGTATGGCCACGCAGTGTCAGCTTGTGGCCACCCTGCCGCTGTACACCGACGTGCGCAATATCGAAATTGATGCGGGCCGGTTCTTCACCTCTCGCGAGGTGGAAGAAATGGCTAAAGTCATCGTGCTGGGCCGTACCATTGCGGAACGGCTGTTCGGTTCCCCTGCACAGGCTCTGGGCCAGACGGTTTTCTTTTACCGCGCCAACCTTACCGTAGTCGGCATAATGGCCGAAAAAGGCAGTGATCTTTCCGGTACCGATCAGGACGAACAGGTGTTTGTGCCGCTGACAACCTACATGCGGCGCATGTCAAACCAGACATGGGTTTCGGGCGTGTTCATGAACCTGAAACGCGGCGCTTCGGAAGACGCCGCACGCAGAGCCGCCACGGAGATACTGCGGCAGCGCCACGGCACTTCCGGAAATGATGACGACTTTTCCATCCTTACCGCACGCGAAGCCACGCAATTGCAGAAAAAGGCTCTGGATCTCGTATGGACGCTGGGACTGCTTTCCTCCGGCATTTCTTTTTCCGTCGGCAGTCTGGGCATTCTGTCCATAATGATTCTGCTGGTCCGCGCCCGCCGGCTGGAGATAGGCATACGCCGCTCTGTGGGAGCCACGCGGGGCAACATCATGGGACAGTTTCTTATGGAATCAGCCATCATGGCCGGTGCTGGCGGCGCCGCAGGCGTGATTACGTCAGCCGGACTGATTACAATTGTCTACTATTTTGCCGGCCTGCCGTTTGTATACGACCCGCTGCTCATCGGCGGCATATGCGCAGGCTCCGTTCTGCTGGGACTGGCCGCAGGGGCCTATCCGGCCTGGCAGGCATCGCGCCTTGAAATTCTGGCCGTACTGCGCAGCGCATGA
- a CDS encoding acyl-[acyl-carrier-protein] thioesterase, with the protein MIPFAGHTGTETFPVRTYDADSTGRAGIRAIADYFQEAASGHARTLGFPAERLRAEQLAWVLARLQITVNRFPPAGETVTAVTWPAAHERHMAYRCYELYTQDGELLAAGTSAWVTIHLADRSMVPLPDFIRDGYPQDNPPCRPFETRTLPRLREEAAGVRIRTRRADLDINGHVNNVHYLQWLLECMPCDRQNELRAVDISFRAECFADTEIVSARGALTGEHTVLHCIRTADDAKELCRARSRWAAPLG; encoded by the coding sequence ATGATCCCTTTTGCAGGACACACCGGCACGGAAACGTTTCCGGTACGCACATACGATGCCGACAGCACCGGCAGAGCAGGTATACGGGCCATAGCTGATTATTTTCAGGAAGCCGCCTCCGGCCATGCCCGCACATTGGGCTTTCCTGCCGAACGCCTGAGAGCGGAACAGCTCGCATGGGTTCTTGCCCGGCTGCAGATAACTGTAAACCGCTTTCCTCCGGCAGGAGAAACAGTGACCGCCGTAACCTGGCCGGCCGCGCATGAAAGACACATGGCCTACCGCTGTTACGAGTTGTATACTCAGGATGGAGAACTGCTGGCCGCAGGTACCAGTGCATGGGTAACCATACATCTTGCGGACAGAAGCATGGTTCCGCTTCCCGATTTCATCAGGGACGGCTATCCGCAGGACAACCCGCCATGCCGCCCTTTTGAAACGCGCACCCTGCCCAGACTGCGTGAAGAAGCTGCAGGTGTGCGCATACGCACCCGCAGAGCAGATCTGGATATCAACGGCCATGTAAACAATGTGCACTATCTGCAGTGGCTGCTGGAATGTATGCCGTGTGACCGGCAAAACGAGCTGCGCGCCGTGGATATATCATTCCGCGCGGAATGCTTTGCCGATACGGAAATTGTCAGCGCCAGAGGTGCACTGACCGGAGAGCACACCGTGCTGCACTGCATACGCACCGCGGACGACGCGAAAGAACTGTGCCGTGCCCGCAGCCGGTGGGCAGCCCCTCTGGGCTGA
- a CDS encoding N-acyl homoserine lactonase family protein → MNYTIHPMVVGSKVFDKGMMTYQQNYGTPYTIPIYSWLIKGGDRPMLIDTGEMHPIKSADREKALGGPIVTLEEGLARHGLTPEDIGVVIHTHLHNDHCENDSKCVNAEIWVHEKELEHIHNPHPLDFRYLEDYIEEVEENGQLRVISEAEKEIVPGIRAVHTPAHTEGGMTIVVQTAQGSVAITGFCVIEENLNPPAAVKAMEMDVIPPGTCTSPERAYDIMLRVKEMADIIIPLHEPHYASVERIG, encoded by the coding sequence ATGAACTATACTATTCACCCGATGGTTGTCGGCTCAAAAGTGTTCGACAAAGGGATGATGACCTATCAGCAGAATTACGGCACCCCGTACACCATTCCCATATACAGCTGGCTGATAAAGGGCGGCGACAGGCCCATGCTCATCGATACCGGAGAAATGCACCCCATCAAGTCGGCAGACAGGGAAAAAGCACTGGGCGGCCCCATTGTCACTCTGGAAGAAGGGCTGGCCCGGCACGGACTCACTCCCGAAGACATAGGCGTCGTCATACACACGCACCTGCATAACGACCATTGCGAAAACGATTCCAAATGCGTGAACGCGGAAATATGGGTTCACGAAAAAGAGCTGGAACATATTCACAATCCGCACCCGCTGGATTTCCGGTACCTTGAGGATTACATAGAGGAAGTGGAAGAAAACGGTCAGCTGCGCGTTATCAGCGAAGCCGAAAAAGAGATTGTGCCCGGCATACGTGCGGTGCATACGCCTGCGCATACCGAAGGCGGCATGACCATTGTCGTGCAGACGGCTCAGGGGTCTGTCGCCATCACGGGGTTCTGCGTCATCGAAGAAAACCTGAACCCGCCTGCGGCGGTAAAAGCCATGGAAATGGATGTCATTCCCCCCGGCACCTGCACCAGTCCGGAACGCGCCTATGACATCATGCTGCGGGTCAAAGAGATGGCGGACATCATCATCCCCCTGCATGAACCGCATTACGCGTCCGTAGAACGCATCGGTTGA
- a CDS encoding ABC transporter substrate-binding protein, with protein MNSMHTFARRAGFAGVVLLLLVIGAFPALAQKDTLILAVGGENTEGYDPLLGWGNYGNPLFHSTLFKRDATLNIVPDLATKRQLSADKKVWTITIRDDVQFSDGTPLTAEDVAFTYNKGLEAGGKIDLSPLVKAEATDSRTVKLHLSQPDITFVQHLVTLGIVPRTQYGPAYGRNPVGSGPYKLVRWDEGQQLVVEANERYYGHKPQIKKLVFLFADEDAALAAARAGQVDVLGVPSNLAAQDIGGMRLHVVKSVDNRGLMFPVVPDEGRTTPSGAPIGNDVTADIAIRKAVNYALDRQALVAGVLDGFGRPAYGVVDDLPWDNPAVRFADNDPEKARAILEAAGWKDTDGDGIREKNGRKAEFTIIYNAKDSLRQGLALAASDMLRPVGIHAVPKGENWDRIKTRLTHSQVVVYGFGDHSPLEMYKLYHTPGPDPMYWNAGFYSNPVVDSHLENARSAESFEASIPHWQKAQWDSTTGFTVPGDAAWAWMVNLDHTYFVNKCLDVGTSQMEPHGHGWPITANIVEWTWTCD; from the coding sequence ATGAATTCCATGCACACATTTGCCCGCAGGGCCGGATTTGCAGGCGTTGTTCTGCTGCTGCTTGTCATCGGGGCCTTTCCGGCTCTGGCACAGAAAGACACTCTCATACTCGCCGTGGGCGGCGAAAATACCGAAGGTTATGACCCGCTTCTGGGCTGGGGCAACTACGGCAACCCGCTTTTTCACAGCACATTGTTCAAACGTGATGCAACCCTGAACATTGTTCCCGATCTGGCCACAAAACGGCAACTTTCCGCCGACAAAAAAGTCTGGACCATCACCATACGCGATGATGTGCAATTTTCCGACGGCACTCCTCTGACAGCTGAGGATGTGGCATTTACCTACAACAAAGGGCTTGAAGCAGGAGGCAAAATTGATCTTTCGCCCCTTGTCAAAGCCGAAGCAACTGACAGCCGCACGGTAAAGCTGCACCTTTCGCAGCCGGACATCACATTTGTACAGCACCTTGTGACGCTGGGCATAGTGCCCCGCACGCAGTACGGCCCCGCATACGGACGCAACCCCGTCGGGTCGGGCCCTTACAAGCTGGTGCGCTGGGATGAGGGGCAGCAGCTGGTGGTGGAAGCCAACGAACGGTATTACGGCCATAAGCCGCAGATTAAAAAGCTTGTCTTTCTCTTTGCCGACGAAGACGCCGCTCTGGCGGCAGCCCGTGCGGGGCAGGTGGACGTGCTCGGCGTTCCTTCCAATCTGGCGGCGCAGGATATCGGCGGCATGCGGCTGCATGTTGTCAAAAGCGTGGACAACCGCGGGCTCATGTTTCCCGTTGTGCCTGATGAAGGGCGCACCACGCCTTCGGGTGCTCCGATAGGCAATGATGTGACAGCGGACATCGCCATACGCAAAGCCGTGAACTACGCTCTGGACAGGCAGGCGCTTGTCGCAGGCGTGCTGGACGGCTTCGGCAGGCCGGCTTACGGCGTGGTGGACGATCTGCCGTGGGACAATCCCGCAGTGCGCTTTGCCGACAACGATCCGGAAAAAGCGCGGGCCATTCTGGAAGCCGCGGGCTGGAAAGACACCGACGGTGACGGCATACGCGAAAAGAACGGACGCAAGGCTGAGTTCACCATTATCTACAACGCCAAGGACTCGCTGCGTCAGGGGCTGGCGCTGGCAGCCAGCGACATGCTGCGCCCCGTGGGCATACATGCCGTGCCCAAAGGTGAAAACTGGGACCGCATCAAAACCCGGCTGACCCATTCTCAGGTGGTCGTATACGGTTTCGGCGACCACAGCCCGCTCGAAATGTACAAGCTCTACCACACCCCCGGTCCTGACCCCATGTACTGGAACGCCGGATTCTATTCCAACCCCGTCGTGGACAGCCATCTGGAAAATGCCCGTTCGGCAGAATCCTTTGAAGCTTCCATACCTCACTGGCAGAAAGCCCAGTGGGACAGCACCACCGGCTTCACCGTGCCCGGCGATGCCGCATGGGCGTGGATGGTCAACCTCGATCATACCTACTTTGTCAACAAATGCCTTGATGTGGGTACATCGCAGATGGAACCCCACGGTCACGGCTGGCCCATCACAGCCAACATTGTTGAATGGACATGGACGTGCGATTAA
- a CDS encoding ABC transporter permease translates to MDVRLSADNRPAEEPAPLRRSVLSSAAGRLARFAAAKAVRLALLLVSVATLSFVLVSFSPVDPIDAYLGPSILKVSPEQREVIAQRWGLDQPPVERFTRWAANLLQGDFGTSTIFNEPVLTVIVKRFTTSFWLMFAAWTVSGVLGFTLGLLAGAYPASPLDKTISFYAYLMASTPTFWVGMVLLTFFSVHLGWTPVHGAWPAGMAAHDVSLMQRIHHLILPAVTLSLIGVAQIALHTREKTIDVMRSEHALFAMAQGERPLAIVFCRTLRNVALPAVTLQFASLGELFGGAVLAEQVFAYPGLGKATVEAGFRGDVPLLLGLVIFSTVFVFTGNTVADLLYMIVDPRMRRNARKGDR, encoded by the coding sequence ATGGACGTGCGATTAAGCGCTGATAACAGACCGGCGGAAGAGCCTGCGCCGCTCCGCCGGTCTGTATTATCCTCCGCAGCAGGCCGGCTGGCACGCTTTGCCGCTGCAAAAGCCGTCCGGCTGGCGCTGCTGCTGGTCTCTGTGGCAACCCTGTCGTTTGTACTGGTCAGCTTTTCCCCGGTCGACCCCATAGACGCCTATCTGGGGCCGTCCATTCTCAAGGTGTCTCCGGAACAGCGCGAGGTCATAGCACAGCGCTGGGGGCTGGACCAGCCGCCGGTGGAGCGGTTCACCCGCTGGGCGGCCAATCTGCTGCAGGGCGACTTCGGCACTTCAACCATTTTCAACGAGCCGGTACTTACCGTCATCGTCAAGCGCTTCACCACATCCTTCTGGCTCATGTTCGCCGCCTGGACGGTGTCCGGCGTGCTCGGATTCACTCTGGGGCTGCTGGCGGGGGCCTATCCCGCAAGTCCGCTGGACAAAACCATCAGCTTCTATGCCTACCTCATGGCGTCCACTCCCACGTTCTGGGTCGGCATGGTGCTGCTTACCTTTTTCTCCGTGCATCTGGGCTGGACGCCGGTACACGGGGCATGGCCCGCCGGCATGGCCGCACACGACGTCAGCCTGATGCAGCGCATACATCATCTCATCCTGCCGGCTGTCACGCTTTCACTCATCGGAGTGGCACAGATAGCCCTGCATACGCGTGAAAAGACCATCGACGTCATGCGCAGCGAACACGCCCTTTTTGCCATGGCGCAGGGAGAACGCCCTCTGGCCATTGTTTTCTGCCGCACGCTGCGCAATGTGGCCCTGCCCGCCGTAACACTGCAGTTTGCTTCACTGGGCGAACTGTTCGGGGGGGCCGTGCTGGCAGAACAGGTCTTCGCCTATCCGGGGCTGGGCAAAGCCACAGTGGAAGCCGGATTCAGGGGGGATGTGCCCCTGCTGCTGGGGCTGGTCATTTTCAGCACGGTATTTGTCTTTACCGGCAACACGGTGGCCGACCTGCTGTATATGATCGTAGACCCGCGCATGCGGCGCAATGCCCGCAAAGGAGACCGGTAA
- a CDS encoding ABC transporter permease has product MAALATDRRTRTIMTIAACTALFAAVFAGAWLYGDSGEVTRLTLRKLPPDFSHPFGTDWLGRDMFARTLKGLRISLFVGLSAAACSAVVALVLGLAAATMGKTVDAVVTWLVDVAMATPHLVLLILISFACGGGAKGVIIAVAASHWPSLTRVIRAEVMQLQSSEYVMLSHQLGKSRMFIARRHMLPHVIPQFIIGLLLLFPHAILHAAALTFLGFGMSPHTPAIGVLLAESMRYLSMGLWWLAVAPGLTLVITVKTFDILGSNIRALLDPRTCRE; this is encoded by the coding sequence ATGGCGGCACTGGCCACAGACAGACGAACCCGCACCATAATGACCATTGCCGCCTGCACCGCCCTGTTTGCCGCGGTGTTTGCGGGTGCATGGCTGTACGGCGATTCGGGCGAGGTGACCCGCCTTACGCTGCGCAAACTGCCGCCGGACTTCAGTCATCCCTTCGGCACGGACTGGCTGGGACGGGACATGTTTGCAAGGACACTCAAGGGCCTGCGCATCAGTCTTTTCGTGGGGCTTTCCGCCGCGGCCTGTTCCGCCGTTGTGGCGCTGGTGCTGGGGCTGGCAGCAGCCACCATGGGCAAAACGGTGGATGCCGTTGTCACATGGCTGGTGGACGTAGCCATGGCCACACCGCATCTGGTGCTGCTCATCCTTATATCATTCGCCTGCGGAGGCGGAGCAAAAGGTGTGATCATCGCCGTGGCGGCGTCGCACTGGCCGTCGCTGACACGTGTCATCCGCGCCGAGGTCATGCAGCTGCAGTCCTCCGAATACGTCATGCTGTCGCACCAGCTGGGTAAAAGCCGCATGTTCATTGCCCGCAGACATATGCTGCCGCATGTCATACCCCAGTTCATCATCGGCCTGCTGCTTCTGTTTCCACATGCCATCCTGCATGCCGCTGCCCTGACATTTCTGGGCTTCGGCATGTCGCCGCATACTCCGGCCATCGGCGTACTGCTGGCAGAATCCATGCGCTATCTTTCCATGGGATTATGGTGGCTTGCCGTGGCGCCCGGACTCACGCTGGTCATCACGGTAAAGACATTTGACATTCTGGGATCCAACATACGTGCGCTGCTCGACCCGCGCACATGCAGAGAATAA
- a CDS encoding ABC transporter ATP-binding protein, whose amino-acid sequence MLEIRNLSVEFSTYSAGLRRHSVPAIRSLDLTVQAGTIAAVVGQSGAGKSLLAHAVLGILPANATCSGDMFYNGRRLTPRSIRSLRGKEIALIPQSVSFLNPLLKVGVQVARAGICGGMSAAEARSSAQQALQRYGLPRRTLGWFPFQLSGGMTRRVLTATATIGSASLLIADEPTNGLDPLTARETLGHLRSLADTGKAVILITHDIEAALSVADSVTVFCGGVTVEEARASDFDGNGSLRHPYSRTLWESLPRNGFTQAVPQPETAPQNGGCPFSGACLRSNGSCRETLPELTLLSGGKVRCWNA is encoded by the coding sequence ATGCTGGAAATACGCAATCTCTCCGTAGAATTCAGTACTTACTCCGCCGGACTCAGACGCCACAGTGTGCCTGCCATACGCAGCCTTGATCTTACGGTACAGGCAGGCACCATCGCAGCAGTGGTGGGACAGTCGGGCGCCGGCAAAAGCCTGCTGGCCCATGCGGTGCTGGGCATTCTGCCCGCCAACGCAACCTGCTCCGGCGACATGTTCTACAACGGCCGCAGGCTCACGCCCCGCAGCATCCGCTCACTACGCGGCAAGGAAATCGCACTCATCCCGCAGTCGGTCAGCTTTCTCAACCCGCTGCTCAAAGTCGGGGTTCAGGTAGCCAGAGCCGGCATCTGCGGAGGCATGTCCGCGGCAGAGGCACGCAGCTCCGCACAGCAGGCCCTGCAACGTTACGGACTGCCGCGCCGGACCCTGGGCTGGTTTCCATTTCAGCTTTCCGGCGGTATGACACGGCGCGTGCTGACAGCCACAGCCACCATAGGGTCGGCCAGCCTGCTCATTGCAGACGAACCCACAAACGGGCTTGATCCGCTTACCGCCCGTGAAACACTGGGCCACCTGCGCAGTCTGGCCGATACGGGCAAGGCTGTCATATTGATTACACACGACATCGAAGCCGCCCTGAGTGTGGCGGACAGCGTAACCGTCTTCTGCGGCGGTGTGACCGTGGAAGAGGCCCGGGCCTCGGACTTCGACGGCAACGGTTCACTGCGTCACCCCTACTCCCGCACCCTGTGGGAATCGCTGCCCCGTAACGGATTCACTCAGGCGGTACCACAACCGGAAACAGCCCCGCAGAACGGCGGTTGCCCTTTCAGCGGGGCATGCCTGCGCAGCAACGGCAGCTGCCGCGAAACCCTGCCGGAACTGACGCTGCTGTCCGGCGGTAAAGTGAGGTGCTGGAATGCTTGA
- a CDS encoding ABC transporter ATP-binding protein gives MLEGRGLGFRYNRRENWLFRGLDITVAAGERVGLPGPSGRGKSTLARVLSSYLTPQEGSVSVDGERYVRGNFNPVQLLFQHPELAVNPRWQIRDILAEAAPPQPRLLERLGIAGAWLARYPHELSGGELQRVCLARALDRRTRYLLCDEMTSMLDALTQATIWKSVLETAAERNIGMLVISHDAALLDRICSRTVNAFSA, from the coding sequence ATGCTTGAAGGCCGCGGATTGGGCTTCCGCTACAACCGCCGCGAAAACTGGCTTTTCCGCGGGCTGGACATAACCGTCGCCGCGGGAGAAAGAGTGGGGCTGCCCGGACCGAGCGGACGCGGCAAGTCCACACTGGCCAGAGTTCTGAGCAGTTACCTGACACCGCAGGAAGGCTCGGTTTCCGTTGACGGAGAAAGGTACGTCCGCGGGAACTTCAATCCCGTCCAACTGCTTTTCCAGCATCCGGAACTGGCTGTGAATCCCCGCTGGCAGATACGTGACATTCTGGCCGAGGCGGCCCCCCCCCAGCCCCGCCTGCTTGAAAGGCTGGGCATAGCCGGTGCGTGGCTTGCCCGGTATCCGCATGAACTTTCCGGCGGCGAACTGCAACGGGTCTGCCTTGCACGGGCGCTGGACAGGCGTACACGCTATCTGCTGTGCGATGAAATGACATCCATGCTGGATGCCCTGACGCAGGCAACCATCTGGAAAAGCGTGCTGGAAACAGCCGCAGAGCGGAATATAGGCATGCTGGTCATCAGCCACGATGCCGCGCTGCTGGACAGAATCTGCAGCCGCACCGTCAATGCTTTCAGCGCCTAG
- the pgl gene encoding 6-phosphogluconolactonase — MTLVSHLSLYITPDPDAMARQAAELIIERCAAAVAAHDAFTIALSGGSTPVPLFRLLAGQEYADRIPWNKVSVYWVDERCVHPDHEQSNYRVARDELLHKVDATKFYRMKGEAQPEIAAQAYEELLRRQFGLSAGELPRFDCVLLGTGADGHTASLFPHSTGLEEREKLVIDQYVPSLHSTRLTLTLPVINNARDVIVMASGHAKHPVLAKALNLLEPRLLPIQHIAPAAGRLSWVIDQAAAQPAA; from the coding sequence ATGACATTGGTTTCGCATCTTTCGCTGTATATCACACCCGACCCCGATGCCATGGCACGGCAGGCGGCGGAGCTTATAATAGAACGCTGCGCCGCGGCAGTGGCCGCGCACGATGCCTTCACCATAGCGCTTTCCGGCGGCAGCACGCCGGTGCCGCTGTTCCGGCTGCTTGCCGGGCAGGAATACGCAGACCGCATTCCGTGGAATAAAGTCAGCGTATACTGGGTGGACGAACGCTGCGTCCACCCCGACCACGAGCAGAGCAACTACCGTGTGGCCCGCGACGAGCTGCTGCATAAGGTGGACGCCACAAAATTCTACCGTATGAAAGGAGAAGCACAGCCGGAAATTGCCGCACAGGCATATGAAGAACTGCTGCGCAGGCAGTTCGGGCTGTCAGCGGGTGAGCTGCCCCGCTTTGACTGCGTGCTGCTGGGAACAGGCGCCGATGGTCATACGGCATCGCTTTTTCCGCACTCCACCGGACTGGAGGAGCGCGAAAAACTGGTCATTGACCAGTATGTACCCTCGCTGCACAGCACGCGTCTGACCCTGACCCTGCCGGTCATCAACAATGCCCGCGATGTCATTGTCATGGCCAGCGGTCACGCGAAACATCCGGTGCTGGCAAAAGCGCTCAACCTGCTGGAACCACGCCTCCTGCCCATACAGCACATCGCCCCCGCTGCCGGCAGGCTGAGCTGGGTCATTGATCAGGCCGCAGCGCAGCCGGCAGCCTGA